The stretch of DNA CGTTGCAAAACTTGCTTTAGCATGCATATTTGCTGATCATGTTTCAATTCTCAGAGTGTCCTGTCGCCACCAGCAGTAGCACCCACCGCGGCTTGCCTCCTGCATCCACCTCACCCCGCCGTAAGTGCAGTCTCGTCTCTTCATGTGATACTCTCTTGAACCATTTATGTTACTGTCTTATGAGAAGGCGTTGCAAAACTTGTTTTAGCATGTACTCCTACATTTGTTGATCACGTTCCAATGTGCAGAGTGTACTGCCGCCACCAGCTCTAGCACCTACCGCGCCTTGCCTCCTGCCTCCACCTCCCCCCACCGTAAGTGCAGTCTTGTCTCTTCATGTGATACATTTGCCTGGACATATGTCACATTTGTATGCACAATAAAATCGACCATATAATCTTTGATTATTTCAAACCTTTGTGTCGCCCGCTTCTCTAGCCACGTTAAACTCCGTCGAAGTCTCAAACCTGAAGTGAATTTTGTCAGGTACCTAACCTGCAGCAGCAGCTGCTGCCCACCGTCACCGTTCTGGCCCCTACTAACCTCCCACCGCTGCCACCGGCCACTGTCAAGCATCCGGTGAGGAAATCATTTTGCTAGCTGCATGTCAATCATTTATGACCTCGTTGTGTTTTCTTCAATGAAATAATGTTTTCGGTTTTTCGTGAGCTTGTTTTATACTAGAATTTTGTTTTTTGCTTTCCCAGATGGTTGATTGGAAAGAGACTTCCGTCAGGGCAGCTGAGCCTAGTGACGATGAGCATGAGTGGGATCTGAAGGCCAGGTGGTGTTGTGGGGCTTGATGGACCGTGACTGCTTCTTTTCCCAAACAGTCTGTGAATCATTTTGGTTTGGAAAAAGTGAGAACGAACTAGTTCGAGAAAGCAGAAAAAAACACGCCTCGTGTAGAAATGACCTTGGACGCATTTGATGGATCTGGTGATGGGAGATTTTCTTTTCTTGTCGCATGGATTTAACGTGACTTCTTCCCATACAAGTTATATGTTGTCGCGGGAAGAAGATTTCATGGAGATGCCCATGTAATGATGTAAATGGAGTATGTTTGAGTCTGTCTGGTCCGATGACTTATTTTGGTCATACCTACACCATCTTCTCCGCTTGTAGTGCTTAGACAAGTTAAGCAGCTGATTTTTTTTTCCAGTCTTGTTTATCACAAGCGAGAAGAAATAGAAAAGATGCTCTCTCTGATTTTAAAATAAGTGTCATGACTTAAAACACTTATTTTGGATTGGAGGAAGTATCTGATTTTTCACAAAGCACATCTCTGCATTGGACATGGCTTAAAACAATAAACGGCTTTAAACTGAATTTGCAACAGCACCAACATAATCGATACAGAGATTCCGGTTGTTAAATCACAATGAAATTGGCCAATGACCAACTAATATTACTCCAATGTTGCTTGCTTGAATAGCCTAAATTATTATTTTCTTAACGCGGCCTGCTTGCTTGACGACTCTCGGGCGAAATCTCCTTCGGCCTCTTCCTTGTGGAATCCAAGGAGCTGCTGCTTCATAATTTTTCTCCTCTTCTTGTGCAGTGACACAAAGAGCTGCTGCGTCTTCtacctcctcgtcgtcgtcggtGACCTCTGCTTCGAACGTGACATAGCCTTTGGCCTCGTACTCTTGTCTCATCTTCTCCTGCTCAATCAGAATTCGTTGGTTGATTGCCTCCACCTTAGCAGCGGTGGAAGGATCCCGTAGAGCCAGACTTTGCCAAATGGGTCTCACTTGAAAGGTAAGGTAATAATCCAGCTCCTCTTGTGGCAGCCGGAaaatcatcatcttcttcttatTGGTCGTCTTCTTGTCCAGGTTCATACTCTTCACCTCCTCTTCTCTGTTGTCAATGGTCGTCTTCTTCTCCAGGTACAATCATTCTCGATGATTGTCTACTGAACACGGTTGGGCAAATGACAGACAAATCCTGCAACCACGATAAAACATATTTCAGTAAAGAAGTAACTTTTACTTTGTCTAAATAATGTTAATATTTTATTAGATTGCATGAAAACCTCAAAAGCTAGATCACTGTTTATTTTCAGATAGGCAGCTGCATAAT from Triticum urartu cultivar G1812 chromosome 3, Tu2.1, whole genome shotgun sequence encodes:
- the LOC125546142 gene encoding WAS/WASL-interacting protein family member 3-like isoform X2, which gives rise to MNKEYLEDHANLMVIDPVLIPESYLSTKNIESVLSPPAVAPTAACLLHPPHPASVLPPPALAPTAPCLLPPPPPTVPNLQQQLLPTVTVLAPTNLPPLPPATVKHPMVDWKETSVRAAEPSDDEHEWDLKARWCCGA